A portion of the Achromobacter sp. MFA1 R4 genome contains these proteins:
- the rfaD gene encoding ADP-glyceromanno-heptose 6-epimerase: protein MIVVTGAAGFIGSNLVRGLNRRGIEDIIAVDDLTEGDKFVNLVDCKIADYMDKDDFRRRVADGSLTDVRAVLHQGACSDTTERNGRYMLDNNYRVTLELFEFCQARRIPFLYASSAAVYGGSTTYVEHPDNEGPLNVYGYSKLLFDQVLRKRMDSLTAQVVGLRYFNVYGPHEQHKGRMASVAFHNMNQFLEHGHVRLFAGWDGYVDGGQSRDFISVEDVVAVNLHFLDHPEQSGIFNCGTGKAQPFNDVAAAVVNTLRAERGEAELSLAQLAELDLIRYIPFPDDLKGRYQSYTQADVTQLRAAGFTSPMRDVQTGVAEYVRYWRARK, encoded by the coding sequence ATGATCGTCGTTACCGGAGCCGCGGGCTTCATTGGCAGCAACCTGGTTCGCGGGCTCAATCGCCGCGGCATCGAGGACATCATTGCCGTCGATGACCTGACCGAAGGCGACAAGTTCGTCAACCTCGTCGACTGCAAGATCGCCGATTACATGGACAAGGACGACTTCCGCCGGCGCGTCGCCGACGGCAGCCTGACCGACGTCCGCGCCGTGCTGCACCAGGGCGCTTGCTCGGATACCACCGAGCGCAACGGTCGCTACATGCTGGACAACAACTACCGCGTGACGCTCGAACTGTTCGAGTTCTGCCAGGCGCGCCGCATTCCCTTCCTGTACGCGTCCTCCGCCGCCGTGTATGGCGGCTCGACGACGTACGTCGAGCATCCCGACAACGAAGGCCCGCTGAACGTCTACGGCTATTCCAAGCTGCTGTTCGACCAGGTGCTGCGCAAGCGCATGGACAGCCTGACGGCGCAGGTCGTGGGCCTGCGCTATTTCAATGTCTATGGCCCGCATGAGCAGCACAAGGGGCGCATGGCCTCGGTGGCCTTTCACAACATGAACCAGTTCCTCGAGCACGGCCACGTGCGCCTCTTTGCGGGCTGGGACGGTTATGTGGATGGCGGCCAGAGCCGCGATTTCATCTCGGTCGAGGACGTGGTCGCCGTCAATCTGCACTTTCTGGACCACCCCGAGCAATCCGGCATTTTCAATTGCGGCACGGGCAAGGCGCAGCCCTTCAACGACGTCGCGGCAGCCGTGGTCAACACGCTGCGCGCCGAGCGTGGCGAGGCCGAGCTGTCGCTGGCCCAGTTGGCCGAGCTGGATCTGATCCGCTACATCCCGTTTCCGGACGACTTGAAGGGCCGCTACCAGAGCTACACCCAGGCGGACGTGACCCAGCTTCGGGCGGCGGGCTTTACGTCGCCGATGCGCGACGTGCAGACCGGCGTGGCCGAGTACGTGCGCTATTGGCGCGCCCGGAAATAG
- a CDS encoding integration host factor subunit beta, producing the protein MTKSELIAALAARYPQLAARDTDFAVKTVLDAMTQALASGQRIEIRGFGSFSLSQRSPRVGRNPKSGEQVLVPGKQVPHFKAGKELRERVDLVGGNDEDAQSSGSSESMSSSMAGLHAMH; encoded by the coding sequence GTGACCAAGTCGGAGCTGATCGCCGCCTTGGCGGCCCGCTATCCTCAGCTGGCCGCCCGCGACACGGACTTCGCGGTCAAGACCGTACTGGATGCAATGACCCAGGCCCTGGCCTCGGGTCAGCGCATCGAGATCCGCGGTTTTGGCAGCTTTTCGTTGTCGCAGCGGTCTCCCCGTGTCGGGCGCAATCCCAAATCCGGCGAGCAGGTGCTGGTACCTGGAAAACAGGTGCCGCACTTCAAGGCGGGCAAGGAATTGCGCGAACGGGTGGACCTGGTCGGCGGCAATGACGAGGACGCTCAATCCTCTGGATCGAGCGAGTCGATGTCGTCGTCCATGGCAGGTTTGCACGCCATGCATTGA
- the cmk gene encoding (d)CMP kinase encodes MTASNSASSAPVITIDGPTASGKGTVAHRVAKALGWAVLDSGALYRLTALAAINRGIAAEDEPAVARVAETLDVRFEGPHVYLEGVDAGHDIRREEVGNFASRVAAFPGVRQALLARQRAFRLPPGLVADGRDMGTVVFPDASLKVFLVADVVARAERRRKQLIEKGISANLDDLLRDMRERDARDTGRAAAPLAPATDAHVLDSSNLTIAETVQAILDFWQQAQAGHQAPERG; translated from the coding sequence TTGACTGCTTCAAACTCCGCGTCTTCCGCCCCGGTCATCACGATCGACGGCCCCACCGCATCCGGCAAGGGCACCGTGGCTCACCGCGTCGCCAAGGCGCTGGGCTGGGCGGTGCTGGACAGCGGCGCGCTGTACCGGCTGACCGCCCTGGCCGCCATCAACCGCGGCATCGCGGCCGAGGACGAACCCGCCGTGGCGCGCGTGGCCGAGACGCTGGACGTGCGCTTCGAGGGGCCCCACGTCTACCTCGAGGGCGTGGACGCCGGCCACGACATCCGCCGCGAGGAAGTCGGCAACTTCGCGTCCCGCGTGGCCGCCTTCCCCGGCGTGCGCCAGGCCCTGCTGGCGCGCCAGCGCGCCTTCCGGCTGCCGCCCGGCCTGGTGGCCGACGGGCGCGACATGGGCACCGTGGTGTTCCCGGATGCGTCCCTGAAGGTCTTTCTGGTCGCCGACGTCGTCGCCCGGGCTGAGAGGCGGCGTAAGCAGTTGATCGAAAAGGGAATTTCTGCTAATCTAGATGACCTTTTGCGGGACATGCGCGAACGTGATGCGCGCGATACCGGGCGCGCTGCCGCGCCACTTGCTCCCGCAACAGATGCGCACGTGCTGGATTCGTCGAACCTGACGATTGCGGAAACGGTGCAGGCAATACTGGATTTCTGGCAACAGGCGCAGGCCGGGCACCAGGCGCCAGAGCGGGGCTGA
- the mltB gene encoding lytic murein transglycosylase B: protein MFICRRILQLGALSALLAGCSTTAPTAAPSPSLASQTAQASGTTPIRIGPSAPPPGPELADDAPATLTPSGALRPEVRSFVEDLAAERQLPLAPMVSALESSRYNATVARLIAPSPPGKKIWRSWLTYRSRFVEPKRIAWGVEFYNENRDLLNQAAQRFGVPAPIIASIIGVETLYGRNMGNFRVLDALATLAFDYPDPAKPERATMFRNQLADFLTLVMKDKLELETKGSYAGAIGMPQFMPTSVMHYAVDGDSNGHIDLTNNTQDAIMSVGSFLAQHGWQRGLPVFAPVALPADPTALVDGGLEPKQSWSTLSAAGSRLAPGASSDGWISQPLGVVDLVEEARGTAQYRVGTPNFFALTKYNRSYFYATSVADLAAEIESRVAR from the coding sequence ATGTTCATCTGTCGGCGAATACTGCAACTCGGCGCACTTTCTGCCCTGCTGGCGGGGTGCTCCACCACCGCCCCCACCGCAGCACCCTCCCCCTCTCTTGCTTCGCAAACCGCCCAGGCTTCAGGGACCACGCCCATCCGCATCGGGCCCAGCGCGCCGCCCCCCGGCCCGGAACTGGCCGACGACGCGCCCGCCACGCTGACGCCGTCCGGCGCGCTGCGTCCCGAGGTCCGCAGCTTTGTCGAGGATCTGGCCGCCGAGCGGCAGCTTCCGCTCGCGCCGATGGTGTCCGCGCTGGAAAGCTCGCGCTACAACGCCACGGTGGCCCGGCTCATCGCCCCCTCGCCGCCGGGCAAGAAGATCTGGCGCAGCTGGCTGACCTACCGCTCGCGCTTTGTCGAACCCAAGCGTATCGCCTGGGGCGTCGAGTTCTACAACGAGAACCGCGACCTGCTGAACCAGGCCGCGCAGCGCTTTGGCGTGCCGGCGCCGATCATCGCATCCATCATCGGCGTCGAAACGCTGTACGGCCGCAACATGGGCAATTTCCGCGTGCTCGATGCGCTGGCGACCCTGGCCTTCGACTATCCGGATCCCGCCAAGCCGGAACGCGCCACCATGTTCCGCAACCAGTTGGCGGACTTCCTGACGCTCGTGATGAAGGACAAGCTGGAACTGGAAACCAAGGGGTCGTATGCGGGCGCCATCGGCATGCCGCAGTTCATGCCCACCAGCGTGATGCACTACGCGGTGGACGGCGACAGCAACGGGCATATCGACCTGACCAACAATACGCAGGACGCGATCATGTCGGTGGGCAGCTTCCTGGCGCAGCATGGGTGGCAACGCGGCCTGCCGGTGTTTGCGCCCGTCGCGCTGCCCGCCGATCCCACGGCGCTGGTGGACGGCGGCCTGGAGCCCAAGCAGAGCTGGAGCACGCTGTCGGCGGCCGGCTCGCGCCTTGCGCCCGGCGCGTCCAGCGACGGCTGGATCAGCCAGCCGCTGGGCGTGGTGGACCTGGTCGAAGAAGCGCGGGGCACGGCGCAGTACCGCGTCGGCACTCCCAACTTCTTCGCGCTGACCAAGTACAACCGCAGCTATTTCTACGCGACGTCGGTGGCCGACCTGGCCGCGGAGATCGAATCCCGCGTGGCGCGCTGA
- a CDS encoding helix-hairpin-helix domain-containing protein has product MNPFVHSTVARHLPLAQWRGPRRARTPGGPRAARLALRRAIGALLLTAGLGVAAPPAHAVDINQATAAQLESVRGIGPRTAEIIVRERERGGNFESLEDLSERVRGIGQKKAQALQAAGLTIGGAAAPEAGASTASRPAPGKPAAGKPAASGGSASSARPAATGASATPAASAPARARP; this is encoded by the coding sequence ATGAATCCGTTCGTCCATTCCACCGTCGCCCGCCACCTGCCGCTGGCGCAATGGCGCGGGCCGCGCCGCGCCCGCACACCCGGCGGTCCGCGCGCCGCCCGACTCGCACTGCGGCGGGCAATCGGCGCGTTGTTGCTGACCGCCGGCCTGGGCGTGGCCGCGCCGCCCGCCCATGCGGTGGACATCAACCAGGCTACCGCGGCCCAACTGGAAAGCGTGCGCGGCATCGGCCCGCGCACCGCCGAAATCATCGTGCGCGAGCGCGAACGCGGCGGCAATTTCGAATCGCTCGAAGACCTGAGCGAACGTGTGCGCGGCATCGGCCAGAAAAAGGCTCAGGCGCTGCAGGCGGCGGGGCTGACGATCGGCGGCGCGGCCGCGCCCGAAGCAGGCGCGTCGACCGCATCCCGCCCGGCGCCCGGCAAGCCGGCCGCGGGCAAGCCGGCGGCGTCGGGGGGCTCGGCGTCAAGCGCCCGGCCGGCGGCGACGGGGGCATCGGCCACCCCGGCCGCATCCGCGCCGGCCCGCGCCCGGCCCTGA
- the lapB gene encoding lipopolysaccharide assembly protein LapB has product MDFEPWWLIFVPVLFALGWLAARFDIRQMLRETRSLPDSYFRGLNFLLNEEPDRAIDAFVEVAKLDPETTELHFALGSLFRRRGEMERAIRVHQSLLNRSDLPQAEREHAQHELAQDFLKAGMLDRAESGFEQLKDTRYALPALRSLIRIYESEHDWPRAIEAVKTLQGLVDEPVPQIVHYYCEQAQSALAAKPADVEAAHKALDAADHALATTDTATSKGAMVRTAMLRARLALIEQDPKRERLYLESVMTDAPEYAGLVADQLLANYRNANQAAAGLEFLQKQYSRHASLDLFNVVFRELRVQQGAAPAWAFARGALRSHPSLLGLDRLLEAELANGEGDADHGPVPGADLTLLRSLIHKHTQRLDRYACRSCGFQARRFYWQCPGCNAWETYAPRRLEELE; this is encoded by the coding sequence GTGGATTTTGAACCTTGGTGGTTGATTTTCGTGCCGGTGCTGTTTGCGCTGGGCTGGCTGGCCGCGCGCTTCGATATCCGGCAGATGCTGCGTGAGACGCGCAGCCTGCCGGACTCTTATTTCCGCGGACTGAACTTCCTGCTCAACGAAGAGCCGGACCGCGCCATCGACGCTTTCGTCGAAGTCGCCAAGCTGGACCCCGAAACCACCGAGCTGCATTTCGCGCTGGGCAGCCTGTTCCGGCGTCGCGGCGAAATGGAGCGCGCCATCCGCGTGCACCAAAGCCTGCTGAACCGCTCCGACCTGCCGCAGGCCGAGCGCGAGCACGCGCAGCATGAGCTGGCGCAGGACTTCCTGAAGGCTGGGATGCTGGACCGCGCCGAGAGCGGCTTCGAACAGTTGAAGGACACGCGCTACGCCTTGCCGGCGCTGCGTTCGCTGATCCGCATCTACGAATCCGAACACGATTGGCCGCGCGCCATCGAGGCCGTCAAGACGCTGCAGGGCCTGGTCGATGAGCCCGTCCCCCAGATCGTGCACTACTACTGCGAGCAGGCCCAGTCCGCTTTGGCCGCCAAACCCGCCGATGTCGAGGCCGCGCACAAGGCGCTGGATGCCGCGGACCACGCCCTGGCGACCACCGACACCGCGACCAGCAAGGGCGCCATGGTGCGCACGGCCATGCTGCGCGCGCGGCTGGCCCTGATCGAGCAGGACCCGAAGCGCGAACGGCTGTACCTGGAATCGGTCATGACTGACGCGCCCGAGTACGCCGGACTGGTGGCCGATCAATTGCTGGCCAACTATCGCAACGCCAATCAGGCCGCGGCGGGGCTGGAGTTCCTGCAAAAGCAGTACAGCCGCCATGCGTCGCTGGACCTCTTCAACGTGGTGTTCAGGGAACTGCGCGTGCAACAGGGCGCGGCGCCGGCCTGGGCCTTCGCCCGCGGCGCCTTGCGCAGCCATCCTTCGCTGCTGGGCCTGGACCGCCTGCTGGAGGCCGAACTCGCCAACGGCGAGGGCGATGCCGACCATGGCCCGGTGCCCGGCGCCGATCTGACTTTGCTGCGCAGCCTGATCCACAAACATACGCAACGGCTCGATCGCTATGCTTGCCGCAGTTGCGGTTTTCAAGCGCGTCGCTTTTACTGGCAATGTCCCGGCTGCAACGCCTGGGAAACCTATGCGCCGCGTCGTCTGGAAGAACTTGAATGA
- a CDS encoding lipopolysaccharide assembly LapA domain-containing protein: MRYLVWALRLLVFVAVLMFALKNTDPVAVKFYADYVIQDVPLIVVMLVVFVLGAVFGLLLTVPAALRRRREAIRLRRELDRIQAAASGNAPVVPPEAVAPMSPL, translated from the coding sequence ATGCGCTATCTCGTCTGGGCCCTGCGATTGCTCGTGTTTGTTGCGGTGTTGATGTTCGCCTTGAAGAACACCGACCCCGTCGCGGTGAAGTTCTACGCCGACTACGTCATCCAGGACGTTCCGCTGATCGTCGTCATGCTGGTGGTGTTCGTGCTGGGCGCCGTGTTCGGGCTGCTGCTGACCGTGCCCGCCGCGCTGCGCCGCCGCCGCGAGGCCATCCGCCTGCGCCGGGAACTGGATCGTATCCAGGCCGCCGCCAGCGGCAACGCCCCGGTCGTGCCGCCGGAGGCCGTCGCCCCCATGTCGCCGCTGTGA
- the cysM gene encoding cysteine synthase CysM, which yields MNTTYPTIEQTVGNTPLVRLQRIPGAAGDARGNVILAKLEGNNPAGSVKDRPALSMIQHAEERGDIKPGDTLIEATSGNTGIALAMAAAMKGYRMILIMPDNLSVERRAAMAAYGAELILTPADKGGMEYARDLATEMQADGRGLVLDQFANPDNPRAHVETTGPEIWNQTDGRVTHFVSAMGTTGTIMGVSTYLKSRNPAVQVVGAQPAEGSQIPGIRKWPEAYMPKIFDRSRVDAYESIQQSEAEIMARRLAAEEGIFGGISSAGALVAALRVAERVNDATIVFIVCDRGDRYLSTGVFN from the coding sequence ATGAATACTACCTACCCCACTATCGAGCAGACCGTCGGCAACACGCCCCTGGTGCGCCTGCAGCGCATTCCGGGAGCGGCGGGCGACGCGCGCGGCAACGTCATCCTGGCCAAGCTGGAAGGCAACAACCCGGCCGGTTCCGTGAAGGACCGCCCGGCCTTGTCGATGATCCAGCACGCGGAAGAGCGCGGCGACATCAAGCCGGGCGATACCCTCATCGAAGCCACCAGCGGCAACACCGGCATCGCGCTGGCCATGGCGGCCGCCATGAAGGGCTACCGCATGATCCTCATCATGCCGGACAACCTGTCCGTCGAGCGCCGCGCGGCCATGGCGGCCTACGGCGCCGAACTCATCCTGACGCCCGCCGACAAGGGCGGCATGGAGTATGCCCGCGACCTGGCGACCGAGATGCAGGCCGATGGCCGCGGGCTGGTGCTGGACCAGTTTGCCAATCCCGACAACCCGCGCGCGCACGTCGAGACCACGGGGCCGGAGATCTGGAATCAGACCGACGGACGTGTCACGCATTTCGTGAGCGCCATGGGCACGACGGGCACGATCATGGGCGTGTCGACCTACCTGAAGTCGCGCAACCCCGCCGTGCAGGTGGTCGGCGCGCAACCGGCTGAAGGGTCGCAGATCCCGGGCATCCGCAAATGGCCCGAGGCCTACATGCCCAAGATCTTCGACCGCAGCCGCGTGGACGCCTATGAATCCATCCAGCAGTCCGAGGCCGAAATCATGGCGCGCCGCCTTGCCGCCGAAGAAGGCATCTTCGGCGGGATTTCGTCGGCGGGCGCGCTGGTCGCGGCGCTGCGGGTGGCGGAACGCGTGAACGATGCGACCATCGTGTTCATCGTGTGCGATCGCGGCGACCGCTACCTGTCCACGGGCGTGTTCAACTAG
- the rfaE1 gene encoding D-glycero-beta-D-manno-heptose-7-phosphate kinase — MNSFPAEAISRSRVLVVGDVMLDRYWFGEVERISPEAPVPVVRVARREDRLGGAANVARNVAALGGHVTLVGVLGHDEAGDSVRRLAAEAGIQGDLIADEQLHTTLKMRVLGRQQQLLRVDFEQHPSQASLDAVDAALARHMANHDIVVLSDYAKGVLARVESLIALARNAGIPVLVDPKGDDYSRYRGATLVTPNRSEMQQAVGRWNSEAELTDRAQRLRAELDLEALLVTRSEQGMTLFSDAGRDHTDAQAHEVFDVSGAGDTVLATLAVTRAIGLPWADAMGWANKAGGIAVGKLGTSVVTAAELAGETS, encoded by the coding sequence ATGAACTCTTTTCCCGCCGAAGCCATTTCGCGTAGCCGCGTGCTCGTGGTTGGCGACGTGATGCTGGACCGCTATTGGTTCGGCGAAGTGGAGCGCATCTCGCCCGAGGCGCCCGTGCCCGTCGTGCGTGTCGCGCGCCGCGAGGACCGCCTGGGCGGCGCCGCCAACGTGGCGCGCAACGTCGCGGCGCTGGGTGGCCATGTCACCTTGGTCGGCGTGCTGGGCCACGACGAGGCGGGCGACAGCGTGCGCCGCCTGGCCGCCGAAGCCGGCATCCAGGGCGACCTGATCGCCGACGAGCAGCTTCACACCACCCTGAAGATGCGCGTGCTCGGACGCCAGCAGCAGCTGCTGCGCGTGGATTTCGAACAGCATCCTTCCCAGGCGTCGCTGGACGCCGTGGACGCCGCGTTGGCCCGCCACATGGCCAACCACGATATCGTCGTGCTGTCGGACTACGCCAAGGGCGTGCTTGCCCGCGTCGAATCCCTGATTGCCCTGGCGCGCAATGCGGGCATCCCGGTGCTGGTGGACCCCAAGGGCGACGATTACTCGCGCTATCGCGGCGCGACGCTGGTCACGCCCAACCGCTCGGAAATGCAGCAGGCCGTCGGCCGCTGGAATTCCGAAGCCGAATTGACCGATCGCGCGCAGCGCCTGCGCGCCGAACTGGACCTGGAAGCCTTGCTCGTGACGCGGTCCGAGCAGGGCATGACTTTGTTTTCCGATGCGGGCCGCGACCACACCGATGCGCAGGCGCACGAAGTGTTCGACGTGTCCGGCGCGGGCGACACCGTGCTCGCCACGCTGGCCGTCACGCGCGCCATCGGCCTGCCGTGGGCCGATGCCATGGGCTGGGCCAACAAGGCCGGCGGCATTGCCGTGGGCAAGCTGGGCACGTCCGTCGTCACCGCAGCGGAATTGGCAGGAGAAACCTCATGA
- the rpsA gene encoding 30S ribosomal protein S1 produces MSSVSTTATGGESFADLFAQSLKSQDMKSGEVISAEVVRVDHNFVVVNAGLKSEALIPLEEFLNDQGELEVQPGDFVSVAIDSLENGYGDTILSRDRAKRLSAWLQLEKALENGELVTGTITGKVKGGLTVMTNGIRAFLPGSLVDLRPVKDTTPYEGKTLEFKVIKLDRKRNNVVLSRRQVLEASMGEERQKLLETLHEGAVVKGVVKNITDYGAFVDLGGIDGLLHITDMAWRRVRHPSEVLQVGQEVEAKVLKFDQEKSRVSLGVKQLGEDPWVGLARRYPQGTRLFGKVTNLTDYGAFVEVEAGIEGLVHVSEMDWTNKNVDPRKVVTLGEEVEVMVLEIDEDRRRISLGMKQCRQNPWEEFATNFKRGDKVRGAIKSITDFGVFVGLPGGIDGLVHLSDLSWTEAGEEAVRNFKKGDEIEAVVLGIDTDKERISLGIKQLEGDPFNNFVATFDKGAVVPGTIKSVEAKGAVVTLSVDVEGYLRASEISSGRVEDATTVLTAGENIEAMIVNIDRKTRSIQLSIKARDNAETADTIQRMSDASASSGTTNLGALLKAKLDQQRNDG; encoded by the coding sequence ATGTCTTCCGTTTCCACTACCGCCACCGGCGGCGAAAGCTTCGCCGACCTTTTCGCACAAAGCCTCAAGAGCCAGGACATGAAGTCCGGCGAGGTCATCAGCGCCGAAGTCGTGCGCGTCGACCACAATTTCGTCGTCGTCAACGCCGGCCTGAAGTCCGAAGCGCTGATCCCCCTGGAAGAGTTCCTGAACGACCAGGGCGAGCTCGAAGTGCAACCTGGCGATTTCGTCTCGGTGGCCATCGATTCCCTGGAAAACGGCTACGGCGACACCATCCTGTCGCGTGACCGCGCCAAGCGCCTGTCGGCCTGGCTGCAGCTGGAAAAGGCCCTGGAGAACGGCGAACTGGTTACCGGCACCATCACCGGCAAGGTGAAGGGCGGCCTGACCGTCATGACCAACGGCATCCGCGCGTTCCTGCCGGGCTCGCTGGTCGACCTGCGTCCGGTCAAGGACACCACCCCGTACGAAGGCAAGACCCTCGAATTCAAGGTCATCAAGCTCGACCGCAAGCGCAACAACGTCGTGCTGTCGCGTCGCCAGGTGCTGGAAGCCAGCATGGGCGAAGAGCGCCAGAAGCTGCTCGAAACCCTGCACGAAGGTGCCGTGGTCAAGGGCGTGGTCAAGAACATCACCGACTACGGCGCGTTCGTCGACCTGGGCGGTATCGACGGCCTGCTGCACATCACCGACATGGCCTGGCGCCGTGTCCGTCACCCCTCCGAAGTCCTGCAAGTGGGTCAGGAAGTCGAAGCCAAGGTGCTCAAGTTCGACCAGGAAAAGAGCCGCGTCTCCCTGGGCGTCAAGCAACTGGGCGAAGATCCGTGGGTGGGCCTGGCTCGCCGCTACCCGCAAGGCACCCGCCTGTTCGGCAAGGTCACCAACCTGACCGACTACGGCGCGTTCGTTGAAGTCGAAGCCGGCATCGAAGGCCTGGTCCACGTGTCCGAAATGGACTGGACCAACAAGAACGTCGATCCGCGCAAGGTTGTCACCCTGGGCGAAGAAGTCGAAGTCATGGTCCTGGAAATCGACGAAGACCGTCGTCGCATTTCGCTGGGCATGAAGCAGTGCCGCCAGAACCCGTGGGAAGAGTTCGCCACGAACTTCAAGCGCGGCGACAAGGTCCGCGGCGCCATCAAGTCGATCACCGACTTCGGCGTGTTCGTCGGCCTGCCCGGCGGCATCGACGGCCTGGTCCACCTGTCCGACCTGTCCTGGACGGAAGCGGGCGAAGAAGCCGTGCGCAACTTCAAGAAGGGCGACGAGATCGAAGCCGTGGTTCTGGGCATCGATACCGACAAGGAACGCATCTCGCTGGGCATCAAGCAGCTGGAAGGCGACCCCTTCAACAACTTCGTCGCCACGTTTGACAAGGGCGCCGTCGTTCCGGGCACCATCAAGTCCGTCGAAGCCAAGGGCGCTGTCGTCACGCTGTCCGTGGACGTCGAAGGCTACCTGCGCGCTTCCGAGATCTCCTCGGGCCGCGTCGAAGATGCCACCACCGTCCTGACCGCCGGCGAGAACATCGAAGCCATGATCGTCAACATCGACCGCAAGACGCGTTCGATCCAGCTGTCGATCAAGGCCCGTGACAACGCCGAAACCGCCGACACGATCCAGCGCATGTCCGACGCCAGCGCTTCGTCCGGCACCACCAACCTCGGCGCGCTGCTGAAGGCCAAGCTGGACCAACAGCGCAACGACGGTTAA
- the aroA gene encoding 3-phosphoshikimate 1-carboxyvinyltransferase: MGNLPYLDLPRVRRAQGTMALPGSKSISNRVLLLSAIAEGETAITGLLDSDDTRVMLAALRQLGVQVSDLDAGRVTVQGVRRFPVEGADLFMGNAGTAIRPLTAALALMGGDYRLSGVPRMHERPIGDLVDALNALGARIDYLGQPGYPPLHIGRGDIAENAVTRVQGSVSSQFLTALLLAAPLQAARSGRPVTIEVAGELISKPYIEITLNLMARFGVLVQRDGWSRFVIEAGAAYRSPGQIAVEGDASTASYFLALGAIGGGPVRVTGVGADSIQGDVGFASTLSDMRARVTYGPDWIEVSGVEVADGARLKAFDTDFNLIPDAAMTAAALALYADGPCRLRNIGSWRVKETDRIHAMQTELEKLGAQVESGPDWLQVTPPAQGTWRDAHIGTWDDHRMAMCFSLAAFGPAAVRILDPGCVSKTFPGYFDVYAGLVSA, encoded by the coding sequence ATGGGCAATTTGCCTTACCTGGACCTGCCGCGCGTGCGGCGCGCGCAGGGCACGATGGCCCTGCCGGGCTCCAAGAGCATTTCCAACCGCGTGCTGCTGCTGTCGGCCATCGCCGAGGGCGAGACGGCCATCACCGGCCTGCTGGATTCCGACGATACGCGGGTCATGCTTGCCGCCTTGCGCCAGCTGGGCGTGCAAGTGTCCGACCTGGACGCGGGCCGGGTCACCGTGCAGGGCGTGCGGCGCTTTCCCGTGGAAGGCGCCGACCTCTTCATGGGCAATGCCGGCACCGCGATCCGGCCCCTGACCGCCGCGCTGGCGCTCATGGGCGGCGACTACCGCCTGTCCGGCGTGCCCCGGATGCATGAACGTCCCATCGGCGACCTCGTCGACGCCCTGAACGCGCTGGGCGCGCGCATCGATTACCTGGGCCAGCCGGGCTATCCGCCGCTGCACATCGGCCGCGGCGATATCGCCGAGAACGCCGTGACGCGCGTGCAGGGCTCGGTGTCCAGCCAGTTCCTGACCGCCTTGCTGCTGGCCGCGCCGCTACAGGCCGCGCGCAGTGGCCGGCCGGTGACCATCGAGGTGGCGGGCGAGCTGATTTCCAAGCCTTACATCGAGATCACGTTGAACCTCATGGCGCGTTTCGGCGTGCTGGTGCAGCGCGATGGCTGGAGCCGGTTCGTGATCGAGGCCGGCGCTGCCTATCGCAGTCCGGGCCAGATCGCCGTGGAAGGGGACGCATCGACGGCGTCCTATTTCCTGGCGCTCGGCGCCATCGGCGGCGGCCCCGTGCGGGTGACGGGCGTGGGCGCGGACAGCATCCAGGGCGATGTGGGCTTTGCCAGCACGCTTTCCGACATGCGCGCCCGCGTCACCTACGGGCCCGACTGGATCGAGGTGTCGGGCGTGGAAGTCGCCGACGGTGCCCGGCTCAAGGCCTTCGACACCGATTTCAACCTGATCCCGGACGCCGCCATGACGGCCGCCGCGCTGGCGCTGTATGCGGATGGCCCCTGCAGGCTGCGCAACATCGGCAGCTGGCGCGTCAAGGAAACGGATCGCATCCACGCCATGCAGACCGAATTGGAAAAGCTCGGCGCGCAGGTCGAATCCGGCCCCGACTGGCTGCAGGTGACGCCTCCCGCGCAGGGCACGTGGCGCGACGCGCACATCGGCACCTGGGACGACCACCGCATGGCGATGTGTTTTTCGCTGGCAGCTTTTGGCCCGGCGGCGGTCCGCATTCTTGATCCCGGCTGCGTCAGCAAGACGTTCCCGGGTTATTTTGACGTCTACGCCGGCCTGGTTTCGGCCTAG